A window from Rutidosis leptorrhynchoides isolate AG116_Rl617_1_P2 unplaced genomic scaffold, CSIRO_AGI_Rlap_v1 contig603, whole genome shotgun sequence encodes these proteins:
- the LOC139884800 gene encoding LOW QUALITY PROTEIN: B3 domain-containing transcription repressor VAL2-like (The sequence of the model RefSeq protein was modified relative to this genomic sequence to represent the inferred CDS: inserted 1 base in 1 codon), whose protein sequence is MNCMNALCGGGGGGGSTSSTTSNSEWKKGWPLRSGQFASLCHNCGSAYEQSIFCQVFHSEDSGWRECSSCAKRLHCGCIASRCLLEFLDGGEGVTCISCAAKNQNGIARSTRVIDKQQSGIGLRNLFHKEAIEMKQEETLHLSPTKHVFEETNLSIAALVGRDEFQQQHQGLSRSRHLLLPKPSLDGQVQVRVARPPAEGRXRNQLLPRYWPRITDQELQQLSGDPNSTIVPLFEKVLSASDAGRIGRLVLPKACAEAYFPPISQPEGLPIRIQDIKGKEWAFQFRFWPNNNSRMYVLEGVTPCIQSMQLQAGDTVTFSRKDPEGKLVMGFRKASNSAGIQDTQQPANIVNQSGERIFSGVFENLPIISGYSGLVKDPHLNALCWHNKSEERKRARNIGTKSKRLLLDSLDALELRLTWEEAQDFLRPPPTVKPSIVTIDDHDFEEYQEPPVFGKSSIFLVRSTGGQEQWVQCDSCSKWRRLPIDVLVAAKWSCVDNTWDQSRSWCSSPDELSPRELENLARLNNDLKRRRIGELGEIREEKESCGLDSLANIVEDQENNATHVAVAAAAMTTKHPRHRPGCSCIVCIQPPSGKGKHVPSCMCNVCLTVKRRFKTLMMRKKKRQSEIANKQEEEQVQVDNTATSSNTIQLLQLPPPPSEAETDMQITNNNLTTSNGHLDLNCQPNRDQHARVSMMGLLQVATQPLDIYLKQNGLTALISEHQTSTVDKDDRSSASDRDNNSDSHPLPSDQTKTNPR, encoded by the exons ATGAATTGCATGAATGCATTGtgtggaggaggaggaggaggaggttcCACTTCCAGTACTACTAGTAATTCTGAATGGAAGAAAGGATGGCCTCTGCGATCTGGTCAATTTGCCTCCCTCTGTCATAACTGCGG GTCGGCATATGAGCAGTCGATTTTCTGTCAAGTATTTCACTCAGAGGATTCCGGATGGAGAGAGTGCAGTTCGTGTGCTAAG CGCCTTCACTGTGGATGCATTGCTTCGAGGTGTTTGCTTGAGTTTCTGGATGGTGGTGAAGGTGTAACCTGTATTAGCTGTGCTGCAAAAAATCAAAATGGAATTGCTAGGAGCACTCGGGTTATAGACAAGCAGCAGTCGGGTATTGGTCTCAGGAACTTGTTTCATAAAGAAGCTATTGAGATGAAGCAGGAAGAAACGTTGCATCTTTCACCTACTAAACATGTATTTGAAGAAACAAACTTGAGCATTGCTGCTTTAGTTGGCAGGGATGAATTCCAGCAGCAGCACCAGGGGCTGTCGAGGTCTCGCCATCTTCTTCTCCCCAAGCCATCGCTTGACGGTCAAGTGCAAGTGCGCGTTGCTAGACCTCCCGCTGAAGGCC GGAGGAACCAGCTGCTTCCCCGCTATTGGCCTAGGATTACCGATCAGGAACTGCAGCAACTATCCGGAGA TCCAAATTCTACCATTGTCCCATTGTTTGAAAAGGTCTTGAGTGCCAGCGATGCAGGTCGCATTGGTCGTTTGGTTCTCCCCAAAGCGTGTGCCGAG GCATATTTCCCTCCTATATCTCAGCCAGAGGGACTTCCTATTCGGATTCAAGATATAAAAGGCAAAGAATGGGCATTTCAGTTCAGATTTTGGCCAAACAACAACAGCCGGATGTATGTATTGGAGGGTGTCACTCCCTGTATACAATCCATGCAGTTGCAGGCTGGTGATACTG TGACATTCAGCCGCAAAGATCCAGAAGGGAAGCTTGTTATGGGGTTTCGCAAAGCATCTAACTCTGCCGGAATACAGGACACTCAACAACCTGCCAATATTGTCAATCAGTCTGGTGAAAGGATATTTTCGGGTGTATTTGAGAACCTACCCATAATAAGTGGTTACTCTGGCCTGGTGAAAGATCCGCATCTGAATGCACTTTGCTGGCATAATAAAtctgaagaaagaaaaagagccagAAATATTGGAACCAAATCGAAGAGGTTGCTCTTAGATAGCCTTGATGCGCTCGAGCTCAGGCTCACTTGGGAAGAAGCACAAGATTTTCTGCGCCCCCCTCCAACCGTCAAACCCAGCATTGTGACTATAGATGACCATGATTTTGAAGAATATCAG GAACCGCCAGTTTTTGGGAAGAGCAGTATCTTTTTAGTCCGTTCAACTGG GGGACAAGAACAATGGGTTCAATGTGATAGTTGCTCGAAATGGAGAAGATTGCCAATTGATGTTCTTGTCGCAGCAAAGTGGAGTTGCGTTGACAACACTTGGGATCAAAGCAGGAGTTGGTGTTCTTCCCCAGATGAACTATCTCCAAGGGAACTGGAGAATCTTGCTAGACTGAACAATG ATTTGAAAAGGCGGAGAATTGGAGAATTAGGTGAAATTAGGGAAGAGAAAGAAAGTTGTGGGCTAGACAGCCTAGCGAATATTGTGGAGGACCAAGAAAATAATGCTACTCATGTTGCCGTTGCTGCTGCTGCGATGACAACGAAACATCCAAGACATCGTCCTGGTTGCTCATGCATCGTGTGTATCCAACCCCCGAGTGGGAAAGGAAAGCATGTGCCTAGTTGCATGTGCAATGTCTGTTTGACCGTTAAGCGCCGTTTTAAGACCCTCATGATGAGGAAGAAGAAGCGTCAGTCTGAAATTGCCAacaaacaagaagaagaacaagtaCAAGTAGACAACACCGCCACCTCCTCTAATACAATACAGTTATTGCAACTTCCTCCTCCTCCTTCAGAGGCAGAGACAGACATGCAAATTACCAACAACAACTTAACAACCTCCAACGGCCACCTTGACTTAAATTGCCAACCTAACCGCGACCAACACGCGCGTGTCAGTATGATGGGTCTTCTCCAAGTAGCCACCCAGCCTTTGGACATCTATCTCAAGCAGAATGGTCTCACCGCCTTAATATCAGAGCACCAAACCAGTACTGTTGACAAGGATGATCGATCCTCAGCTTCAGACCGAGACAACAACTCCGACAGTCATCCACTACCATCAGATCAAACCAAAACCAACCCTCGATGA
- the LOC139884798 gene encoding regulatory-associated protein of TOR 1-like, whose protein sequence is ISKLCLVNELDDSLLLVASCDGNIRIWKDYTVKCEQKLVTAFSSIPGHRPGVRSFNTIVDWQQQSGYLYASGELSSIMLWDLDKEQLVNSIPSSSDCSISALSASQLHGGQFAAGFVDGSVRLYDARTPEMLVYVTRPHPQKVERVVGIGFQPGLDTAAKIVSATQAGLIQFLDTRNDGDAYLTIDAHRGSLTALAVHRHAGIVASGSAKQYIKVFSLQGRQLGTIRYHSSLLAQKIGPVSCLTFHPYQVRLAAGATDACVSIYADDNSQVR, encoded by the exons GAATCTCAAAGCTTTGCCTTGTTAACGAGCTTGATGATAGCTTGCTTCTTGTTGCTTCAT GTGATGGAAATATACGGATTTGGAAAGACTATACAGTGAAATGTGAGCAAAAGCTTGTAACAGCATTTTCTTCAATCCCAGGTCACAGACCAGGTGTTCGGAGTTTCAACACTATTGTAGATTGGCAACAGCAATCTGGATATTTG TATGCTTCGGGTGAGTTATCATCCATAATGCTCTGGGACTTGGACAAGGAGCAGCTTGTGAATTCCATTCCTTCTTCATCAGATTGCAGCATTTCGGCACTA TCTGCTTCTCAACTTCATGGGGGACAATTTGCTGCAGGTTTTGTTGATGGTTCTGTGAGACTTTATGATGCCCGGACACCTGAGAT GTTAGTTTACGTGACAAGGCCACATCCTCAGAAAGTGGAGAGAGTTGTAGGGATTGGGTTTCAACCGGGGCTTGACACAGCTGCTAAG ATTGTGAGTGCAACACAGGCAGGACTTATTCAGTTCCTGGACACGAGGAACGATGGGGATGCATACCTGACAATAGATGCTCATAGGGGCTCGCTTACAGCTTTAGCAGTGCACAGACATGCCGGAATAGTGGCAAGTGGGTCAGCCAAACAGTACATCAAGGTGTTCAGCCTGCAAGGTCGACAACTGGGTACAATAAGATACCACTCGTCATTATTGGCGCAGAAGATCGGTCCAGTCAGCTGTCTCACTTTCCATCCCTACCAAGTGCGTCTTGCTGCCGGCGCTACCGATGCGTGTGTCTCAATTTATGCTGATGACAACTCTCAAGTAAGATGA
- the LOC139884801 gene encoding uncharacterized protein, which yields MAGTATFNVVSIPSILLRRSSVSTQSILPPVTSRRPRILRIYALSSNDIKVGTNIEVDGSPWRVLEFLHVKPGKGAAFVRTKLKNYITGNTVDKTFRAGSSIDAADVFKEVKQFTYKDGTQFVFMDLSTYEEIRLNAKDVGDKTKFLKEGMDCVVLFWNGKVIDFELPITVKLKVVAVDPGLKGDTAQGNKWIQVGQKPATLDTGAVVNVPLFVNEGDEILVDTRSGDYMSRA from the exons ATGGCGGGAACGGCGACCTTCAATGTCGTTTCGATCCCTTCGATCCTTCTTCGTCGCTCTTCAGTCTCCACTCAATCGATTTTGCCGCCAGTAACCTCTCGTCGTCCCCGAATTCTCA GGATTTATGCATTGTCTAGTAACGATATCAAAGTAGGAACCAACATTGAAGTGGACGGCTCTCCTTGGAGAGTATTGG agtttctTCATGTAAAACCTGGGAAGGGAGCTGCATTTGTGAGGACAAAGCTTAAGAACTACATTACTGGAAACACAGTCGATAAAACATTTCGCGCTGGAAGTTCT ATTGATGCAGCTGATGTATTTAAGGAAGTGAAGCAGTTTACATATAAAGATGGTACACAGTTTGTCTTTATGGACCTG AGTACTTATGAAGAGATTCGTCTTAATGCGAAAGATGTCGGTGACAAAACTAAGTTTCTCAAAGAGGGAATGGATTGCGTTGTCCTGTTTTGGAAtggaaaa GTAATCGATTTTGAACTCCCCATTACAGTTAAGCTGAAAGTAGTCGCTGTTGATCCTGGTCTCAAAGGCGATACTGCACAAGGTAACAAATGGATACAA GTGGGTCAAAAACCGGCCACGCTGGACACCGGCGCAGTTGTCAATGTTCCATTGTTTGTCAATGAGGGTGATGAAATTTTAGTGGATACAAGAAGTGGGGATTACATGAGCCGAGCCTAG